From one candidate division Zixibacteria bacterium HGW-Zixibacteria-1 genomic stretch:
- a CDS encoding mannose-6-phosphate isomerase, producing MGLMTDEVLKRIITDIRPWGNFIQYTNNEICTVKIITVDPNQTLSLQSHKKRDELWVVLDEGLRVELDDETLTPKPGDQIFIPRHTKHRLGSIGKRARVMEISFGYFDENDIERYDDIYGRIKKNKDISDTEK from the coding sequence ATGGGCCTTATGACTGACGAGGTACTGAAGAGAATTATCACGGATATCAGACCATGGGGTAATTTTATTCAATATACCAATAATGAGATATGCACGGTAAAAATTATCACGGTTGACCCCAATCAGACACTCAGCCTCCAATCCCATAAAAAAAGAGACGAGCTTTGGGTGGTTCTGGATGAGGGTCTCAGGGTCGAATTGGATGATGAGACCTTGACACCAAAACCGGGCGATCAAATTTTCATACCGCGACATACCAAACATCGGCTGGGTTCCATCGGCAAAAGAGCCAGAGTCATGGAAATCTCATTCGGTTATTTTGACGAAAATGATATCGAAAGATATGACGATATCTACGGACGAATAAAAAAGAATAAAGATATTTCCGATACAGAGAAATAA
- a CDS encoding glucose-6-phosphate isomerase (catalyzes the formation of D-fructose 6-phosphate from D-glucose 6-phosphate), with protein MDIKIDLTNLFEPHLPSPHGLTRQDIEGLSGRLGEAFGKISDMRQKGDLVFLDMPYKKEAVAQVNDFVAERAGEFTDMLTIGIGGSALGSIAVFDALGHPYHNLRDVAHRENKPRLFYLDNVDPDRLNALLDILDIEKTLVNVISKSGSTVETTANFLILRKILIDRLGEKSYKRNLVLTTSLSKGEMRKIADAENIPSLSMPDNLGGRYSVLSTVGLLGAAFLGFDIEEFMAGARSMDRRFKEDDVWKNPVSLYAAAHYIADVKKSLNIFVLMPYSHALRTISDWYAQLLAESLGKVTADGEHVGPTPVKALGVTDQHSQLQAYVQGKIDKVITFLAVEKFKSNHRIPKAYAGYPSFEYLGGSDIADLFEAERRATELSLTKNNRPNCTIYLPQINPYALGQLFYFFEASVIVMGQLYGVNPLDQPGVEESKEYAKGLMGLKGYEDKKREVDAVTGKKREYCL; from the coding sequence ATGGATATAAAAATCGATTTGACCAACTTGTTCGAACCCCACCTGCCATCACCGCACGGTCTCACAAGGCAGGATATTGAAGGATTATCGGGTCGTCTTGGGGAAGCCTTCGGAAAAATTTCCGATATGAGGCAAAAGGGGGATCTGGTCTTTCTTGATATGCCATATAAGAAAGAAGCGGTGGCGCAGGTTAATGATTTTGTCGCAGAAAGAGCCGGCGAATTTACGGACATGTTGACGATCGGCATCGGCGGTTCCGCTCTCGGTTCCATTGCCGTATTCGACGCCCTGGGTCATCCCTATCACAATTTGCGGGATGTTGCGCATCGTGAGAATAAACCACGCCTGTTTTATCTGGACAATGTGGATCCCGACCGGCTCAATGCCCTTCTGGACATTCTGGACATTGAAAAAACATTGGTAAATGTAATCAGCAAAAGCGGAAGCACAGTCGAGACCACCGCCAATTTTCTTATTCTCAGAAAGATATTGATTGACCGGCTGGGTGAGAAATCATATAAACGCAATCTGGTCCTGACAACCTCACTGAGTAAAGGTGAAATGAGAAAGATCGCTGACGCTGAGAACATCCCCTCGCTGTCCATGCCCGATAATCTTGGCGGACGCTATTCGGTTCTTTCGACGGTAGGTCTTCTGGGTGCGGCCTTTCTTGGTTTTGATATCGAGGAATTCATGGCCGGGGCCAGGTCGATGGATCGCAGGTTCAAGGAAGATGATGTCTGGAAAAATCCGGTCTCCCTCTACGCCGCCGCACACTATATTGCCGATGTCAAAAAAAGTCTTAATATTTTCGTTCTTATGCCGTACAGCCATGCTTTGCGCACCATTTCCGACTGGTATGCCCAATTGCTGGCCGAAAGTCTCGGCAAAGTGACGGCCGACGGCGAACATGTGGGCCCGACGCCGGTCAAAGCTTTGGGCGTGACCGATCAGCATTCCCAGCTGCAGGCATACGTTCAAGGCAAGATTGACAAGGTCATTACATTTCTGGCGGTGGAGAAATTTAAATCAAATCACCGGATTCCCAAAGCATATGCCGGATATCCCTCATTCGAATATCTGGGCGGTTCCGATATTGCCGACTTGTTCGAGGCCGAACGCCGAGCGACCGAGTTATCACTTACCAAAAACAACCGGCCCAATTGCACTATATATCTTCCGCAAATAAACCCATACGCATTAGGGCAGTTGTTTTACTTTTTTGAAGCAAGTGTCATTGTGATGGGTCAGCTTTATGGTGTCAACCCTCTCGACCAGCCCGGCGTCGAGGAAAGCAAGGAGTACGCCAAGGGGCTCATGGGCCTTAAGGGATACGAAGATAAGAAACGTGAAGTCGATGCCGTTACCGGCAAGAAAAGAGAATATTGTTTGTAG
- a CDS encoding iron export ABC transporter permease subunit FetB: MIETGYLQVLAAAGLALVALILTKIKTIPVEKEIAFGSVRAFVQLIAVGYALEFIFKSESIWLILLSVAVMLVVGAYTAGQRAEHYKNGFWIALVAMGVGSLVTMGLMLILRIITIEARYIIPLSGMIISNSMNATAIAFNRIGSDLKTNKLAVETALSLGKTWKEASRDFYRASVKAGMISILNFLKTVGLVALPGAMTGMILAGASPLDAVLIQLVVGYMLLLAVSISAVISVEMSVRRFFNAAQQFIG; encoded by the coding sequence ATGATAGAAACCGGGTATCTTCAGGTTCTGGCAGCGGCCGGGTTGGCTCTGGTCGCCCTGATTCTGACAAAAATTAAGACGATTCCGGTGGAAAAGGAAATTGCTTTTGGCTCGGTGCGAGCCTTTGTCCAGCTGATCGCAGTCGGTTATGCTCTTGAATTTATTTTTAAGAGTGAGTCAATCTGGCTGATACTGTTGTCTGTGGCGGTTATGCTGGTAGTCGGCGCATACACCGCCGGGCAACGTGCCGAACATTACAAAAACGGTTTCTGGATCGCCCTGGTGGCAATGGGGGTCGGCTCGCTGGTTACTATGGGCCTGATGCTAATCCTGAGAATTATCACTATCGAAGCGCGATATATTATTCCCTTGTCGGGGATGATTATCTCGAATTCGATGAATGCCACCGCAATCGCATTCAATCGTATCGGCTCCGATTTGAAAACCAATAAGCTGGCCGTGGAGACGGCGCTATCGCTGGGGAAAACCTGGAAAGAGGCCTCGCGCGATTTCTACCGGGCTTCGGTTAAAGCCGGTATGATTTCGATTCTGAATTTTCTTAAAACGGTCGGGCTGGTGGCGCTTCCGGGCGCCATGACCGGCATGATACTGGCCGGGGCTTCGCCGCTCGATGCGGTCCTGATCCAGTTGGTGGTTGGTTATATGTTATTGCTGGCGGTGTCGATTTCAGCGGTGATTTCGGTCGAGATGTCGGTCCGGCGATTCTTCAATGCCGCCCAGCAGTTTATCGGCTGA